The genome window TTTAATAAaaaccctccaccacccccctcaacccgccGCTACATTCACCACACGCTTGGATAGATTGTTTATTCCCTTCATTGATTGAATCCGGTTTTTTTATTGTCTTTAATCctcctttatttttaaactttaatttttAATCCCCCCCCTCCATCATGATGTGGCACAGTCGGGACTCGCCCACTTTCAGAGCTCGGGGGGGGAAGAGAatcgttttttaaaaaaactcaaaCACCTTCAAACCCGCCCTTGCGCTCACTCACTCCATTTTATAATCATCCTCTTATTTTCATTCATTGAACCCCATTGTTTTACTGTCTTTAATACTcccttttttaaaacttttattttatgtgaacCCCCCTCCTTCGTCTCGCTGTGGTGCGGCCGGGACTTGCCCACTTTGAGGccgcgggggggtgggggaaagagagaaagatacAATTATCAATAAAACTCTCAAACTTCATGCAAACCCCCTCCTCACAGTCAGCACAGGCGCTTCTCTGACTTGCAAACTGCTCCTGCTTGTTGACCCTGGTGGTTTACTGATGTTTTTTTTATCCCAGTTATttagctcccccccctccccctggtgTTGGCCCACTACAGGCGACCACAGGCGATTGCAAGCGGCGACCACAGGCGATTACACGTGACGACAGGCGACTACAGACGATCACAGTTGATTGTAAGCGATTACAAGTGACTACAGACGATTGCAAGCGACCACAGGCGATTACAGGCGATTATAAGCAACTACTGGCAATTACAAGGGGTTATAGGGGATTACAAGCGACTACCAGCGATTACAAGCGACTACAGGCAACCACAGGCGATTAGAAGCGATTGCAAGCGACCACAGGCGATTACAGGCGATTATAAGCAACTACTGGCAATTACAAGCGACTACCGGCAATTACAAGCGACTACAGGCGATTGCAAGCGACCACAGGCGATTATAAGTGACGACAGGCGATTACAAGCGATTATAAGCAACTACAGGCTATTACAAGCAACTACAAGCGATTGCAAGCGACGACAGGCGATTCCAGGTGATTACAGGCGACTCCAGGTGATTACAGGCGACCACAGGCAACTCCAGGTGATTACAGGCAACCACAGGCGACTCCAGGTGATTACAGGCGACCACAGGCAACTCCAGGTGATTACAGGCAACCACAGGTGACCGTGGTCAGGCGACTACAGTGCTTGGACATAGTGCGTTCTGTGTTGTGGACATTAGACGTCGTGCAGTGCAACATGGCCCCAAGGCGAAGGAAGGGGCAGTTCAAGGGCAGGGtccaacccccatccccacccatcaAGCAGGTGAAGATTGAGTGGACCGCTAAGGAGGAGGAGGATGCCCAGGAGATGGAGACCTGGAAGGTGTCCCtcatccccaccaccaccccaggccggCCTGGCCTCCGTGCCAAGATTACGGCTACTGCCGCTGCTGACCCAGACTCAGCGTCAGATGATGACCAGGACACTGATGCCTCATATGTCAGGAGGAGCCAGCTGGTTCGTTACAAATTCAAcagggaagaagaagaagagctgGTCGAGTGGTACGAGTCAAACCCACAGTTGTATGACAAGAACCACCAATATTACAGGAACAAGGCTGGTACCTACTCACTCCTTCAAACCAAGGCCAGGGAGTTCCCTAACTGCACCTGTAAGTACCAACTTCACTTTGTGCGGCAGCTGCTGTCTCCTTATCCAGAATAAATATAAGAACGAAAACAAAAatgtgtttatagacaatagacaataggtgcaggagtaggccattcggctcttcgagccagcaccaccattcaatgtgatcatggctgatcattctcaatcagtacccccgttcctgctttctccccataccccctgactccgctatccttaagagctctatctagctctctcttgaatgtattcagagaattggcctccactgccctctgaggcagagaattccacagattcacaactctctggctaaaaaagtttttcctcatctctgttctaaatggccgaccccttattcttaaactgtgtggcccctggttctggactcccccaacattgggaacatgtttccagcctctaacatgtccaaccccttaataatcttatacgtttcgataagatcccctctcatccttctaaattccagtgtatataaacctagtcgctccagtctttcaacatatgacagtcccgccattccgggaattaacctagtaaacctacgctgcacgccctccaaagcaagaatatccttcctcaaatttggagaccaaaactgcacacagtactccaggtgcggtctcactagggccctgtacaactgcagaaggacctctttgctcctatactcaactcctcttgttatgaatgccaacattccattggctttcttcactgcctgctgtacctgcatgcttcctttcagtgactgatgcactaagacacccagatcacgttgtacgtccccttttcctaacttgacaccattcaaataataatctgccttcctattcttaccaccaaagtggataacctcacacttatccacattaaactgcatctgccatgcatccgcccactcacaacctgtccaagtcaccctgcaacctcatagcagcttcctcacagttcacactgccacctagctttgtatcatcggcaaatttgctaatggtacttttaatccctgttTGTCGTCTTGTTTGCCATGACATGAAATTGTGGACAGATAGTGGTTGCATAAGCCGCCAGCAAGTTTGCCTGTACATTTTGCCTAccttagaaacattaaaaaacatagaaaataggtgcaggagtaggccattcggcccttcgagcctgcaccgccattcaatatgatcatggctgatcatccaactcagtatcccgtacctgccttctctccatagcccctgatccctttagccacaagggccacatctaactccctcttaaatatagccaatgaactggcctcaactaccctctgtggcagagaattccacagattcaccactctctgtgtgaaaaaaaaactttctcatctcggtcc of Rhinoraja longicauda isolate Sanriku21f chromosome 44, sRhiLon1.1, whole genome shotgun sequence contains these proteins:
- the LOC144612370 gene encoding uncharacterized protein LOC144612370 — encoded protein: MAPRRRKGQFKGRVQPPSPPIKQVKIEWTAKEEEDAQEMETWKVSLIPTTTPGRPGLRAKITATAAADPDSASDDDQDTDASYVRRSQLVRYKFNREEEEELVEWYESNPQLYDKNHQYYRNKAGTYSLLQTKAREFPNCTCAQLCMWFKSQRTRYGKLSRIVNKPGATGKTFTLRQLWVIRQMALYPSTYRSGSEETV